The Lycium barbarum isolate Lr01 chromosome 9, ASM1917538v2, whole genome shotgun sequence genome has a segment encoding these proteins:
- the LOC132612347 gene encoding receptor-like kinase TMK4, with translation MAFLHLLLLLLFTFLSLTSSDDADVMSKLLTSLSPPPSTWSASQPFCSWKNVNCDKSSNTVTSINLDSQSLSGSLPPEITQLSNLKTLSVQKNKLSGPLPSFSNMSNLAQLFLDDNQFTSIPKDFLLGLPNLVTLSISENGKLSPWEIPLYLTESTNLGSFYGSNASIVGVIPDFFDAFPNLQNLRLSYNNLTGSLPVSLGGSEIRNLWLNNQLKGLSGSINVIGDMTQLSQVWLHANSFTGSIPDLSKCESIFDLQLRDNQFTGVVPESVMTLPNLLNITLQNNKLQGPMPVFKDGVKVNLGSTNSFCRDTPGPCDPQVTSLLDVAGGFGYPISLAESWKGNDACNSWNYISCDTTGKSVTVVTLGKRGFSGIISPAFANLTSLRNLLLNDNNLTGTIPERLTTLSSLQVLDVSNNNLSGPIPLFPPSVKFTSTGNLLLGKNISTGGGGGGGSGSEGPGSNSGSPGEGSGSKRHSVSAGMIAGVVIAVVLFVLVVLFVSYKCFIKRCHKRFGRVETPEKSNEMVKPPSVPSVVGGSNGYAGGVTSELQSQSSGDHSEIPAFENGNVAISIQVLRQVTNNFSEENILGRGGFGVVYKGELHDGTKIAVKRMESGVMGTKGMKEFQAEIEVLTKVRHRHLVALLGSCVNGNERLLVYEYMPQGTLTQHLFEWQELGYEPLSWTQRVTIALDVARGVEYLHSLAQQSFIHRDLKPSNILLGDDMRAKVADFGLVRNAPDGKYSVETRLAGTFGYLAPEYAATGRVTTKVDVYAFGVVLMEIITGRKALDETMPDESSHLVTWFRRVLINKDNLRKAIDSTLDPDDETYESISKVAELAGHCTAREPLQRPDMGHAVNVLGPLVEQWKPMTKEDDDSYGIDLDMSLPQALQRWQANEGTSRMFDDDFSMSQSQSSIPSKPSGFADTFSSTDCR, from the exons ATGGCTTTCCTCCACCTCCTTCTACTCCTCCTCTTCACTTTCCTTTCCTTAACATCCTCAGATGATGCTGATGTTATGTCCAAACTTCTTACATCTCTATCTCCACCACCTTCTACTTGGTCAGCTTCTCAACCTTTCTGTTCTTGGAAAAATGTCAACTGTGACAAATCTTCTAACACTGTAACTTCAATTAATCTTGATTCTCAATCACTTTCTGGTTCTTTACCACCTGAAATTACTCAACTTTCCAATCTTAAAACACTTTCTGTTCAAAAAAACAAACTTTCTGGTCCTTTACCTTCATTTTCAAACATGTCAAACTTAGCTCAGCTTTTCTTGGATGACAACCAATTCACTTCTATTCCTAAAGATTTCCTTTTGGGGTTACCAAATTTAGTAACTTTAAGCATTAGTGAAAATGGGAAACTTTCTCCTTGGGAAATTCCTTTGTATTTAACTGAAAGTACAAATTTAGGCTCTTTTTATGGTAGTAATGCTAGTATTGTTGGTGTTATTCCTGATTTCTTTGATGCTTTTCCTAATTTACAGAATTTAAGGTTGTCTTATAATAATCTTACTGGTTCTTTACCTGTTTCTCTTGGTGGTTCTGAAATTAGGAATCTTTGGTTGAATAATCAGTTAAAAGGGTTATCAGGTAGTATTAATGTGATTGGTGATATGACACAATTGTCTCAAGTTTGGTTACATGCTAATTCTTTTACTGGTAGTATTCCTGATTTGTCAAAATGTGAGAGTATATTTGATTTGCAATTAAGGGATAATCAGTTCACTGGTGTTGTTCCTGAATCTGTTATGACTCTTCCAAACTTGTTAAACATTACTTTACAAAACAATAAGTTGCAAGGTCCAATGCCAGTATTTAAAGATGGGGTTAAGGTTAATCTTGGAAGTACTAATAGTTTTTGTAGGGATACTCCAGGGCCTTGTGATCCACAAGTCACTTCTCTTCTTGATGTAGCTGGTGGATTTGGGTATCCGATATCGTTGGCTGAATCTTGGAAAGGAAATGATGCTTGTAATAGTTGGAATTATATAAGTTGTGATACGACGGGGAAGAGTGTCACCGTTGTTACCTTAGGTAAACGGGGCTTTTCGGGTATTATTTCACCTGCTTTTGCAAATTTGACTTCATTGAGGAATTTGTTATTGAATGACAATAATCTTACCGGTACAATCCCGGAGAGATTAACAACTTTATCGAGTTTACAAGTTCTTGATGTGTCTAATAACAATTTGTCTGGTCCTATACCGTTGTTTCCGCCTAGTGTGAAATTTACTAGTACGGGTAACTTGTTGCTCGGGAAGAATATAAGTactggtggtggtggtggaggtggAAGTGGATCTGAAGGTCCCGGATCGAATTCAGGTAGTCCTGGTGAAGGTTCTGGTTCGAAGAGGCATTCAGTTTCTGCTGGAATGATTGCTGGTGTTGTTATAGCTGTTGTTCTATTTGTTTTAGTAGTATTGTTTGTGTCTTACAAATGTTTCATCAAGAGGTGCCATAAGAGATTTGGAAGGGTTGAGACTCCGGAGAAAAGCAATGAAATGGTTAAGCCGCCTAGTGTCCCTAGTGTTGTGGGCGGTTCGAATGGATATGCTGGTGGAGTCACAAGCGAGTTACAGAGTCAGAGCAGCGGTGATCATAGTGAGATACCAGCTTTCGAAAACGGAAATGTTGCCATTTCCATTCAGGTCCTTCGACAAGTGACGAACAACTTCAGTGAAGAAAATATCTTGGGGAGAGGAGGGTTTGGAGTTGTTTATAAAGGCGAGCTACACGATGGGACTAAGATCGCAGTAAAGAGGATGGAATCCGGAGTTATGGGTACTAAGGGAATGAAAGAATTCCAAGCGGAAATTGAGGTCCTTACCAAAGTCAGGCATAGGCATTTGGTCGCTCTACTTGGTTCGTGTGTTAATGGAAACGAGAGGCTTTTGGTATACGAGTATATGCCACAAGGAACTTTGACTCAACATTTGTTTGAATGGCAAGAATTGGGATACGAACCTCTTAGTTGGACGCAGAGGGTAACGATAGCATTGGACGTGGCAAGAGGGGTTGAGTACCTGCATAGCTTGGCACAACAAAGTTTCATTCATAGAGATTTAAAACCGTCTAATATCCTTCTTGGAGATGATATGAGAGCCAAGGTTGCAGATTTTGGTTTGGTTAGGAATGCACCTGATGGGAAATATTCTGTTGAGACACGTTTGGCTGGAACATTTGGTTATCTTGCACCTGAATATGCTG CTACTGGCCGAGTCACAACCAAAGTAGATGTTTATGCCTTCGGTGTTGTTCTGATGGAGATCATTACCGGTAGAAAAGCACTAGATGAGACCATGCCAGATGAGAGTTCTCATTTGGTAACATGGTTCCGCAGAGTCCTTATCAACAAAGACAACCTGCGAAAGGCTATTGACTCGACACTGGATCCTGATGATGAAACATATGAAAGCATCTCCAAAGTTGCCGAGTTAGCTGGCCATTGCACTGCTCGGGAACCTTTGCAGCGGCCTGATATGGGACATGCTGTTAATGTCCTTGGTCCCCTTGTTGAGCAGTGGAAGCCTATGACAAAAGAAGATGATGACAGCTATGGCATTGACCTCGATATGAGCCTTCCTCAAGCCCTGCAAAGGTGGCAAGCCAATGAAGGAACTTCTAGAATGTTCGATGATGACTTCTCGATGAGTCAATCACAGTCGAGCATACCCTCAAAACCTTCCGGATTTGCAGATACTTTCAGTTCAACAGATTGCAGATGA
- the LOC132610853 gene encoding secreted RxLR effector protein 161-like translates to MKELGQLNHFLGLEIDHTQGGIFLHQQKYSRDLLKKLGMLECKPIATPIEPNAKMCVHGGKDLEDVTMYRQLVGSLIYLTQTRPDISFAVGVMSRYMHNPKKHHMEAVQRMLRYVKSSIDYGLLYKKGEECKLVGYCDSDYAGDHDTRRSTAGFVFKLGDGAISWCSKRQPTVSLSTTEAEYRAAAVAAQESTWLMQLMKDLQQPV, encoded by the coding sequence ATGAAAGAACTTGGACAACTCAATCATTTTCTTGGTCTGGAGATTGATCATACTCAAGGAGGAATTTTTCTCCACCAGCAAAAGTATTCCAGAGATTTGTTGAAGAAGCTTGGAATGCTGGAGTGCAAGCCAATTGCAACACCAATTGAACCAAATGCTAAGATGTGCGTGCATGGAGGAAAAGATTTAGAAGATGTGACGATGTATCGGCAATTGGTAGGTAGTCTGATTTATTTAACTCAGACTCGACCTGATATTTCTTTTGCAGTTGGTGTGATGAGTCGCTATATGCACAATCCAAAGAAGCACCATATGGAGGCCGTTCAGCGGATGCTAAGATATGTGAAAAGTTCAATTGATTATGGTCTTTTGTATAAGAAAGGTGAAGAATGCAAGTTGGTCGGCTACTGTGACTCTGACTATGCAGGAGACCATGATACTCGTCGTTCAACTGCTGGTTTTGTGTTCAAGCTTGGAGATGGAGCAATTTCTTGGTGCAGCAAGAGGCAGCCAACTGTGTCTTTGTCAACAACAGAAGCCGAATATCGGGCAGCAGCAGTTGCAGCTCAAGAAAGTACATGGCTTATGCAGTTGATGAAGGATTTACAACAACCAGTATGA